One genomic region from Leptolyngbyaceae cyanobacterium JSC-12 encodes:
- a CDS encoding RNA polymerase, sigma subunit, ECF family (IMG reference gene:2510095297~PFAM: Sigma-70, region 4; Sigma-70 region 2~TIGRFAM: RNA polymerase sigma factor, sigma-70 family) has product MALSHSAFFEMGIVNISDSRAEQQSNIPCNSEPHSKFENLVNQVAFFPRNSPSQKPPNWKEIPSEIDDVSLLARIAQRDQSALAIFYDRYARIVYAIALKSLRSIEESEEVVLDVFSQVWRIAERYDVQRSKPNTWLFTLARSRILDRLRKLRRVNSSSTISLDALEIQPKADSVDLFEQVAMTERRGRVLAAMQTLPDEQRMAITLVYYQGLTHSEIATQTGLSLGTVKTRIRLGLSKLKSALNTEEDLNRPG; this is encoded by the coding sequence TTGGCTTTGTCACACTCGGCATTTTTTGAAATGGGCATCGTAAACATCAGCGATTCCAGGGCAGAGCAGCAAAGTAATATACCCTGCAATAGTGAACCTCATAGCAAGTTTGAAAACCTGGTGAACCAAGTTGCATTCTTTCCCAGGAATAGCCCCAGCCAGAAGCCTCCAAACTGGAAAGAGATTCCTTCTGAAATTGACGATGTTTCACTATTAGCCCGTATTGCCCAACGGGATCAATCAGCACTGGCTATTTTCTATGATCGCTATGCTCGTATCGTTTACGCGATTGCCTTAAAAAGTTTGCGATCAATCGAAGAAAGTGAAGAAGTGGTATTGGATGTATTTTCGCAAGTGTGGCGCATTGCTGAACGTTATGATGTTCAACGTAGCAAACCCAACACATGGCTATTTACACTCGCTCGTAGCCGCATTCTAGATCGGTTGCGTAAACTACGACGAGTGAATTCATCTTCAACGATTTCCTTAGATGCCCTAGAGATCCAACCGAAAGCAGATAGCGTAGATCTGTTTGAACAGGTCGCGATGACTGAGCGTCGCGGTCGAGTATTAGCGGCAATGCAAACGTTGCCAGATGAACAACGAATGGCAATCACGCTGGTATATTACCAGGGCTTAACCCACAGTGAAATTGCTACTCAAACTGGCTTATCACTGGGCACCGTCAAAACTCGAATTCGGTTAGGATTGAGTAAGTTAAAGTCTGCTCTGAATACCGAGGAGGACTTAAACAGACCAGGATGA
- a CDS encoding dimethyladenosine transferase (IMG reference gene:2510095291~PFAM: Ribosomal RNA adenine dimethylase~TIGRFAM: dimethyladenosine transferase) translates to MPQPRKQFGQHWLRSDKALNQIMAAAELKKGNAEGGSRGDRVLEIGPGKGVLTRLLLDHADAVVAVEIDRDLCEFLVKKLGVIDHFLLLQGDFLSLDLVQLLAPFPNFQNPNKVVANIPYNITGPILEKLLGTIAQPNPHPFDSIVLLVQREVALRLKANPGSSHFGALSVRVQYLAHCDFICDVPAKAFYPPPKVDSAVIRLRPRPIDSPANDPKKLETLLKLGFGSKRKMLRNNLQGIISRETLSNLLETMGINPQVRAEDLSVEQWVALSNQV, encoded by the coding sequence GTGCCACAACCACGTAAACAATTTGGGCAGCACTGGCTCCGCAGCGATAAAGCATTGAATCAGATCATGGCCGCCGCCGAGTTGAAAAAAGGAAATGCTGAGGGAGGGAGCCGGGGCGATCGCGTGTTGGAAATTGGTCCTGGTAAAGGTGTACTTACTCGCCTTTTATTGGATCATGCTGATGCAGTTGTAGCCGTTGAAATTGATCGAGATTTGTGTGAGTTTTTGGTCAAGAAATTAGGTGTGATTGATCATTTTCTACTATTACAAGGTGACTTTTTATCCCTGGATTTAGTGCAACTTCTCGCACCTTTTCCAAACTTTCAAAATCCTAATAAGGTGGTTGCCAATATTCCCTATAACATTACAGGTCCAATTCTCGAAAAACTGCTGGGAACAATCGCCCAACCAAATCCTCATCCATTTGACTCCATTGTGCTTTTAGTGCAACGAGAAGTCGCGCTCAGACTTAAGGCTAATCCGGGTTCTAGCCATTTTGGAGCCTTATCTGTACGGGTGCAATACCTGGCTCACTGTGACTTCATTTGTGATGTCCCAGCTAAGGCATTTTATCCTCCGCCAAAAGTAGATTCAGCTGTGATTCGTTTGCGTCCAAGACCAATTGATTCGCCAGCGAATGATCCTAAGAAACTTGAGACATTACTCAAGTTAGGATTTGGTAGCAAACGCAAAATGCTCAGAAATAATTTGCAAGGTATCATCAGTCGAGAAACTTTAAGTAATCTATTAGAAACGATGGGGATTAATCCCCAAGTAAGGGCTGAAGATTTGAGTGTGGAGCAGTGGGTAGCACTCAGCAATCAGGTGTGA
- a CDS encoding MFS transporter (IMG reference gene:2510095300~PFAM: Major Facilitator Superfamily), with the protein MAVSSTHSSILWRQVWGLAAILAAVLISLMIYGFHQSSILMELGFTQFAATLGILQGLMGAVIEPSVGALSDRILNRFGSRLPQITVGVTLAGLLFVLIAILLPVNVPVGLRWLFPILMSFWLAAMITIRGPVVALLRQLAPTEELPIANGILILVLGIVGACGPLLDYGFKRLGAPFSFMLGAVLLVIGATLLYRTMPSHCVPNGAVVSSIVPIQRNYNRVLLLITLVGMSTALEINLLLSVFMPRLQTFIPQLEVAIVSAIALLIAAITANPLGWLTRRWGAVTAMQVGLGTFVVLMAIALFPLNFPGAIALLLGFGTAFGLVFISMVPFALSFVPFHQTGLSTGLYFGGSSAGTVIFLVLKQLFNPMNIVNGIGVAAIALVVALICLQLCDS; encoded by the coding sequence ATGGCTGTTTCATCAACGCATTCATCAATTCTATGGCGGCAGGTATGGGGACTTGCTGCAATTCTTGCGGCCGTTCTCATAAGTTTGATGATTTATGGATTTCATCAGTCCAGTATTTTAATGGAACTGGGGTTTACCCAATTTGCCGCCACACTGGGGATTCTTCAAGGACTGATGGGCGCTGTGATTGAGCCTTCTGTTGGAGCATTATCTGACCGGATTTTGAATCGTTTTGGCAGCCGATTACCCCAAATTACAGTCGGCGTAACATTAGCAGGCTTGCTATTCGTCCTGATTGCAATTTTGCTACCCGTGAATGTGCCAGTTGGGTTGCGCTGGCTTTTCCCGATTCTCATGAGCTTCTGGCTTGCAGCGATGATTACGATTCGAGGTCCTGTTGTAGCTTTATTGCGTCAACTTGCACCGACCGAAGAATTACCAATCGCGAATGGAATTCTCATCCTGGTGTTGGGAATCGTAGGAGCTTGTGGACCGTTATTAGACTATGGCTTTAAACGTCTGGGCGCACCTTTTAGTTTTATGCTCGGTGCTGTGCTGTTAGTGATTGGCGCAACGTTATTATACCGAACCATGCCATCCCACTGTGTTCCTAATGGAGCAGTCGTTTCTTCTATAGTTCCTATTCAACGAAACTACAATCGAGTTTTATTGCTGATCACGTTGGTGGGGATGAGTACAGCACTGGAGATTAACTTGCTGCTGTCGGTGTTTATGCCTCGCTTGCAGACATTCATCCCGCAATTGGAAGTTGCAATCGTTTCAGCGATCGCGTTACTAATTGCTGCAATTACTGCAAATCCATTAGGTTGGCTTACTAGGCGCTGGGGCGCAGTTACTGCCATGCAAGTAGGTTTAGGAACTTTCGTAGTGTTAATGGCGATTGCCCTGTTCCCGCTCAATTTTCCTGGTGCGATCGCATTGCTGCTTGGTTTTGGAACTGCTTTTGGCTTGGTCTTTATCAGCATGGTGCCATTTGCTTTATCGTTCGTTCCGTTTCATCAAACTGGATTAAGCACGGGGCTATATTTTGGCGGCAGTAGTGCAGGAACGGTGATCTTTCTGGTGCTCAAACAACTGTTCAATCCCATGAATATTGTCAATGGCATTGGGGTTGCAGCGATCGCGCTTGTTGTTGCCCTCATTTGTTTACAACTCTGCGATTCTTAG
- a CDS encoding SnoaL-like polyketide cyclase (IMG reference gene:2510095296~TIGRFAM: conserved hypothetical protein, steroid delta-isomerase-related) produces MSTPVALTSNVVQAVVQRYFAASRSHNKVEAMIACFAEDCVCYDPAETPALQGKAQLRQFLQGIAGIFETIELVEEFISINGNEAAVKWIGTGIGLNGRSITFEGIDLFEVNAEGKIQVMRGYWNPTAMATELLIAPGAA; encoded by the coding sequence ATGTCTACACCAGTTGCCCTGACATCTAACGTGGTACAAGCGGTTGTTCAGCGTTATTTTGCAGCGAGTCGCTCGCACAATAAAGTAGAAGCCATGATTGCCTGTTTTGCAGAAGATTGTGTGTGCTATGACCCTGCAGAAACCCCTGCGTTACAGGGAAAAGCCCAATTACGCCAATTTTTGCAAGGGATTGCTGGAATTTTTGAAACGATTGAGCTGGTTGAAGAATTTATTTCAATCAATGGGAATGAAGCGGCTGTGAAGTGGATTGGAACAGGAATTGGGCTTAATGGTCGCAGTATAACGTTTGAGGGCATTGACTTGTTTGAAGTGAATGCAGAGGGCAAAATCCAGGTAATGCGGGGATATTGGAATCCTACAGCAATGGCGACGGAATTGTTGATCGCTCCGGGAGCAGCTTAA
- a CDS encoding putative glutathione S-transferase (IMG reference gene:2510095295~PFAM: Glutathione S-transferase, C-terminal domain), whose translation MKTQFSSSADSAQTRSGTLPSNFIIKSGKFIWTTLWHMMMTKLAPRDSSGAYIRPASAFRNTISTEVGNPFSPAANRYRLYVGLGCPWAHRTLVVRSLKGLEEAIPITVLSPSPEVGGWVFEVPENGCCTLAELYRQAKPGYTGRSTVPVLWDMQTNAIVNNESSEIIIILNSQFNQFAKHPELDLYPEFLKDAIEAWNEKIYPAVNNGVYRCGFAQTQAAYDLACNQLFTVLDEIENVLQTNRFLCGDVLTLADVRLFTTLFRFDVVYYSLFKCNRRRIQDYPNLSRYLRELYHLPGVASTCDIEAVKRDYYGNLFPLNPGGIIPNGPDLSYLD comes from the coding sequence ATGAAAACTCAATTTTCATCCTCTGCCGACTCTGCCCAAACTCGCTCCGGAACCTTACCTTCAAACTTCATCATCAAATCTGGAAAATTTATTTGGACGACATTGTGGCACATGATGATGACAAAATTAGCACCCCGTGATTCATCTGGTGCCTACATCCGTCCAGCCAGTGCCTTTAGAAACACGATCAGCACTGAAGTTGGAAATCCCTTCTCACCAGCAGCAAATCGTTATCGTCTCTACGTTGGATTAGGTTGTCCCTGGGCACACCGAACACTAGTCGTGAGGTCGCTGAAAGGACTAGAAGAGGCAATTCCCATAACTGTGCTATCGCCTTCCCCAGAAGTTGGAGGTTGGGTGTTTGAGGTGCCAGAAAATGGCTGCTGCACTCTGGCAGAACTATATCGTCAGGCAAAACCGGGTTACACAGGACGGTCTACTGTTCCAGTACTGTGGGACATGCAAACCAACGCAATTGTGAATAATGAAAGTTCTGAAATTATCATTATTTTGAATTCCCAATTCAATCAATTTGCAAAGCATCCAGAACTTGATTTGTATCCAGAATTCTTGAAAGACGCGATCGAAGCATGGAACGAAAAGATTTACCCAGCCGTAAATAATGGTGTATATCGCTGTGGATTTGCCCAAACTCAGGCTGCCTATGATCTTGCTTGCAATCAACTTTTCACAGTGCTGGATGAAATCGAAAATGTATTGCAAACCAACCGCTTTCTATGTGGAGATGTCCTGACGCTGGCAGATGTGCGGCTTTTTACCACACTATTTCGCTTTGACGTTGTGTATTACAGTTTGTTCAAATGCAATCGTCGCCGCATTCAAGATTACCCAAACCTGAGTCGCTATTTGCGCGAACTGTATCATCTCCCAGGTGTGGCGAGTACCTGTGATATTGAAGCGGTTAAGCGAGATTACTATGGCAATCTATTTCCCCTCAATCCAGGCGGCATCATTCCCAATGGACCGGATCTGAGCTATCTCGATTAG
- a CDS encoding hypothetical protein (IMG reference gene:2510095299) gives MDNRILLSKSRRSQAVSRRNMVIGGAIAGISSAIGLSTLTTAAGQAKPMSQSSNASDAAILNNALFYEHQAIWAYSVAAGKLTNTNVGRAVKALALKNQADHVAHRDALAAVVRQLGVTPVQAQQSYDLSSYIQRGEGNLDSDVNIAKLALALETDAAIAYTTEVAQLKNPKLITAGASIGSNEASHATAIRAAFVALGINLDYVPASFVSADTRNRWILKV, from the coding sequence ATGGATAATCGTATTCTGCTCTCTAAATCTCGCCGCTCTCAAGCAGTATCCCGCCGGAATATGGTAATTGGAGGCGCGATCGCTGGCATTTCGTCCGCGATCGGTTTATCTACTCTGACCACCGCTGCTGGACAAGCCAAGCCAATGTCTCAATCTAGCAACGCCAGCGATGCAGCAATCCTCAACAATGCTTTGTTTTATGAGCATCAAGCCATTTGGGCGTACAGCGTTGCTGCTGGAAAACTCACGAATACCAATGTAGGACGGGCAGTCAAAGCTCTGGCACTCAAGAATCAAGCGGACCACGTGGCACACCGAGATGCCCTTGCTGCCGTGGTGCGCCAATTAGGAGTCACTCCGGTTCAAGCACAGCAAAGTTATGATCTTTCGTCTTACATTCAGCGGGGTGAGGGAAATTTAGATTCCGATGTCAATATTGCAAAACTGGCATTAGCACTGGAAACGGATGCAGCGATCGCCTACACCACAGAAGTTGCCCAGCTCAAAAATCCAAAATTAATTACGGCTGGAGCTAGCATCGGCTCGAATGAAGCCTCCCATGCTACGGCTATTCGAGCTGCTTTTGTGGCTTTAGGTATTAATCTCGATTATGTCCCTGCCTCCTTTGTGAGCGCCGATACTCGAAATCGATGGATATTGAAAGTATAG
- a CDS encoding 4-diphosphocytidyl-2-C-methyl-D-erythritol kinase (IMG reference gene:2510095292~PFAM: GHMP kinases C terminal; GHMP kinases N terminal domain~TIGRFAM: 4-diphosphocytidyl-2C-methyl-D-erythritol kinase) yields MSGKNYIIQACAFIALGLMRSYSLIAPAKINLYLEILGDRPDGFHELVMVMQSIGLTDQIDVRANGTNNNRVFCYHPQVPSDASNLAYRAAELMRQQFPEAFARYGGVDITIHKHIPIGAGLAGGSTNAAAVLVGLDLLWELGLTQSEIQDLGATLGSDIPFCVTGGTALATGRGEKLAPLLDLENIYVVLGKYRSLSVSTPWAYKTYRQRFNESYLKEPNDLQQRLQQVHSGPMIAAIAHRDAVEIGRLLYNDLEKVVLPEHPKVAALRDTFQQFQPLGAMMSGSGPTVFALLSSPEEANQMKQKVASAITDPDLELWVTEFRPCGIQVAQK; encoded by the coding sequence ATGTCGGGAAAGAACTATATAATTCAGGCTTGTGCTTTTATTGCTTTAGGACTCATGCGCTCCTACTCTCTAATTGCTCCTGCCAAAATTAATCTGTATCTGGAAATTTTGGGCGATCGCCCGGATGGCTTTCACGAATTAGTGATGGTCATGCAAAGTATTGGACTGACAGACCAAATCGATGTTCGTGCAAACGGTACTAACAACAATCGCGTGTTTTGCTACCATCCTCAGGTTCCTAGCGATGCTAGCAATCTGGCATATCGAGCAGCAGAGTTAATGCGGCAACAGTTTCCAGAAGCCTTTGCCCGATATGGCGGTGTAGACATTACGATTCATAAACACATTCCGATTGGCGCAGGCTTGGCGGGTGGTTCCACCAATGCAGCAGCAGTACTGGTGGGGCTAGATCTGCTCTGGGAATTGGGATTGACTCAATCTGAAATTCAGGACCTAGGCGCAACATTGGGATCGGATATTCCGTTTTGCGTGACGGGTGGAACCGCCCTGGCAACTGGACGGGGCGAGAAATTGGCACCTCTGCTAGATCTGGAAAATATCTATGTGGTTTTAGGGAAATATCGTAGTTTGTCGGTTTCAACACCCTGGGCATATAAGACGTATCGCCAAAGATTTAACGAGTCTTATCTAAAGGAACCAAACGATTTACAACAACGGTTGCAGCAGGTTCATTCGGGTCCGATGATTGCCGCGATCGCTCATCGTGACGCTGTTGAAATCGGACGTTTACTTTACAATGATCTGGAAAAAGTGGTGCTACCAGAACATCCGAAAGTTGCTGCCCTGCGTGACACCTTTCAGCAATTTCAGCCATTGGGAGCTATGATGTCTGGGTCCGGACCAACTGTATTTGCATTGCTCAGTTCCCCCGAAGAGGCAAACCAGATGAAGCAGAAGGTTGCCAGCGCAATCACTGACCCTGATCTGGAACTCTGGGTTACGGAATTTAGACCCTGCGGAATTCAAGTCGCCCAAAAATGA
- a CDS encoding hypothetical protein (IMG reference gene:2510095302), translated as MLPFVAVPSTIAQEFGKYRDLFCRGAGFEQVSRYVTGLLLSENKTLQGIAGQWVAGGEVGGRRAMHAAVFEAGWRSSELMSHHRAVIAKEHQGRGREVISLDWTLSHHDWGKQIFGVKRSYDYVEHRMSCFQTVVTATIANRHLIDGIDVVVQFPDFSVAEREYLKVTAKSHYDDLDQVRERLIEMLHYHKNRLEYRKRTEIAVEIVRQVEAEGQFPTADYAFDNGVLTVELTTMIESAGKHWVSEVESSRNILWNDQWQRVDAIGLELRIHHPESFRPIQVTCRNGETKPIWAFTKVVRLKKFGRKRLVIVHEQADLQDPPRFLLTDALHWESGRVMQTWSYRWSCEVFHEVSKQHTGLESAQVRNEEAVNRHFRLSCVAQSILQRTACSGAQSERFEFAQGKQTVGQKLYTLTRQAFDDLLQFIVTRCSHGHTNEQILQALLPS; from the coding sequence ATGCTGCCCTTTGTCGCTGTGCCATCGACGATTGCTCAAGAGTTTGGGAAATATCGAGACCTGTTCTGCCGAGGCGCAGGCTTTGAGCAGGTGAGTCGCTATGTGACCGGATTGCTGTTGAGTGAGAACAAAACCTTGCAAGGGATTGCCGGACAATGGGTAGCAGGTGGGGAGGTCGGCGGACGAAGAGCGATGCACGCAGCGGTGTTTGAGGCGGGCTGGAGGAGTTCAGAGTTAATGTCCCATCATCGTGCTGTGATAGCCAAAGAGCATCAGGGGCGAGGGCGAGAAGTCATCAGTCTGGATTGGACGCTCAGCCATCACGATTGGGGCAAGCAGATCTTTGGGGTGAAGCGATCCTATGATTATGTGGAACATCGGATGAGTTGCTTTCAAACGGTGGTGACGGCGACGATTGCGAACCGCCACCTAATTGATGGGATTGACGTGGTGGTGCAGTTTCCAGATTTTTCAGTGGCAGAACGGGAGTATCTGAAGGTGACGGCAAAATCCCACTATGACGATTTAGACCAAGTGCGAGAACGACTGATTGAGATGTTGCATTATCACAAGAATCGATTGGAGTATCGCAAACGCACCGAGATTGCCGTCGAGATTGTGCGCCAAGTGGAAGCGGAAGGACAATTTCCCACCGCCGATTATGCGTTTGACAATGGGGTGTTGACTGTTGAGTTAACCACCATGATTGAGTCCGCAGGAAAACACTGGGTGAGTGAAGTTGAAAGTTCTCGCAACATCTTGTGGAATGACCAATGGCAACGGGTAGATGCGATTGGTTTAGAACTCAGAATCCATCACCCAGAGAGCTTTCGCCCGATTCAAGTCACTTGCCGCAACGGCGAAACGAAACCGATTTGGGCATTTACCAAAGTCGTGCGCCTCAAGAAGTTTGGACGCAAGCGATTGGTCATCGTCCACGAGCAAGCAGATTTACAAGACCCACCTCGCTTCCTGCTCACCGATGCGTTGCATTGGGAAAGTGGGCGAGTCATGCAGACTTGGAGTTATCGATGGTCCTGCGAGGTCTTTCATGAGGTGAGCAAACAGCACACCGGGCTAGAGTCGGCTCAGGTGCGGAACGAGGAAGCGGTCAACCGTCACTTCCGTCTTAGTTGCGTGGCGCAGTCGATTCTGCAACGGACTGCCTGTTCTGGCGCACAATCTGAACGATTTGAGTTTGCTCAAGGCAAGCAAACGGTGGGACAGAAGCTCTATACCCTCACTCGTCAAGCCTTTGATGATTTGCTGCAATTCATTGTGACGCGATGTTCTCACGGACATACAAATGAACAGATTTTACAAGCTCTCCTCCCCAGTTGA
- a CDS encoding ABC-type multidrug transport system, ATPase and permease component (IMG reference gene:2510095294~PFAM: ABC transporter transmembrane region; ABC transporter), which translates to MSFQSVSHPKSYAHPHPLVRLIDYSRAYRKTVWAAITCSILNKIFDLAPPVLIGMAVDTVVEQQNSLLAGFGIKDIIGQLAIISGLTLVVWGLESVFQYAYDRLWRNLAQTIQHELRIDAYGHLQELEISFFEERSTGNLLSILNDDINQLERFLDHGANEVLQVTTTVIVIGAAFFILAPAVAWMAMLPMPFILWGSFVFQAKLAPRYANVREKASLVNARLANNLTGMATIKSFTAEEYEIDRVTIESEQYRRSNRRAIALSAAFIPLIRMVILIGFTATLFLGGIQAANGQLAVGTYSVLVFITQRLLWPLTNLGQTLDQYQRAMASTNRVMNLLDTPIAIRTGATPLPISTVRGDVQIENITFAYNHQHPVVKELSLHIPAGRTIAIVGSTGSGKSTLVKLLLRFYEIQQGRILLDGKDIQNLNLRDLRRCIGWVSQDVFLFHGSVAENIAYGSFDASMNDIIHAAKLAEAHEFIIRLPNGYDTIVGERGQKLSGGQRQRLAIARALLKDPPILILDEATSAVDNETEAAIQRSLEHITQNRTTIAIAHRLSTIRHADCIYVMEYGKLVEQGKHETLLAHNGIYANLWRIQSGLRSDEL; encoded by the coding sequence ATGTCCTTCCAGTCAGTCTCTCATCCCAAGTCTTACGCTCATCCCCATCCCTTAGTGCGGTTAATAGATTACAGCCGTGCCTATCGCAAAACCGTGTGGGCAGCCATTACCTGTTCCATCCTCAACAAAATCTTTGACCTGGCTCCCCCCGTACTGATTGGAATGGCAGTGGATACAGTAGTCGAGCAGCAAAACTCCTTGCTGGCCGGCTTTGGAATCAAAGACATTATCGGGCAACTAGCAATTATTTCTGGGTTAACTCTGGTAGTGTGGGGGTTGGAGTCAGTGTTTCAGTATGCCTACGATCGCCTCTGGCGCAACCTGGCACAAACTATCCAGCATGAACTGCGAATTGATGCGTATGGGCACTTGCAAGAGCTGGAAATATCTTTTTTTGAGGAGCGCAGTACAGGCAATCTCCTCTCAATTTTGAATGATGATATTAACCAACTAGAACGATTTCTTGATCACGGTGCCAATGAAGTCTTGCAGGTAACAACAACAGTGATTGTGATTGGGGCGGCGTTTTTCATCCTGGCTCCGGCAGTGGCATGGATGGCGATGCTGCCGATGCCGTTCATTCTATGGGGGTCGTTTGTCTTTCAGGCGAAGCTAGCTCCCCGCTATGCAAATGTACGGGAGAAGGCAAGTTTGGTCAATGCACGCCTAGCAAATAATCTAACAGGCATGGCGACGATTAAAAGTTTCACCGCCGAAGAGTACGAAATTGATCGCGTTACTATTGAAAGCGAACAGTATCGTCGCAGCAACCGCCGTGCGATTGCTCTAAGTGCTGCCTTCATTCCCTTGATCCGCATGGTGATCTTGATTGGCTTCACTGCAACCCTATTTTTGGGTGGAATTCAAGCTGCAAATGGGCAACTTGCCGTAGGGACTTACAGTGTGTTGGTGTTTATTACGCAACGATTGCTATGGCCGTTGACCAATTTGGGACAAACCCTGGATCAGTATCAGCGGGCAATGGCTTCCACTAATCGCGTGATGAATCTGCTAGATACACCAATTGCTATTCGCACAGGTGCCACACCATTACCGATCTCAACCGTGCGCGGTGATGTGCAGATTGAGAACATTACTTTTGCCTATAATCACCAACATCCTGTAGTCAAGGAGCTGTCGTTACACATTCCGGCAGGACGAACAATTGCAATTGTCGGTTCCACGGGTTCCGGCAAAAGTACCCTGGTCAAACTACTATTACGCTTCTACGAAATCCAACAAGGGCGCATTCTGTTGGATGGCAAAGATATTCAAAATTTGAATCTACGTGATTTGCGCCGCTGCATTGGTTGGGTCAGTCAAGATGTGTTTTTGTTTCATGGTTCTGTTGCCGAGAATATTGCCTATGGCAGTTTTGATGCATCAATGAATGACATCATTCATGCAGCGAAATTGGCAGAAGCCCATGAGTTCATTATTCGCCTGCCCAACGGCTACGACACAATTGTAGGTGAACGGGGACAAAAACTCTCTGGCGGACAGCGACAACGGCTAGCGATCGCTCGTGCCTTGCTGAAAGATCCGCCAATCCTAATTTTAGATGAAGCCACTTCAGCCGTCGATAATGAAACTGAAGCGGCAATTCAGCGATCGCTGGAGCACATTACCCAAAACCGTACCACTATCGCGATCGCTCATCGCCTTTCCACCATTCGTCACGCTGATTGCATTTATGTTATGGAATACGGCAAATTGGTGGAACAGGGGAAACACGAAACCTTACTGGCACATAATGGCATCTATGCAAATCTCTGGCGAATTCAATCTGGACTACGGAGTGACGAATTATGA
- a CDS encoding hypothetical protein (IMG reference gene:2510095298) has product MNTDHYCFCELAPLYALDLLNESERAWVEQQVEECPELVEELASYQSAVTAIPYSLPTVSPAPTLKHQLFEQLGLEPPTPAPMIAESGGTPSSPAFFATRSQELNWQPHPVAVGIYLAIVHRDEIKREVVGFLRAEPESRYPLHRHAAVEEIFMLEGDLVVGDEVFGAGDYIRSQPGSSHAPHTNGGCCFFFHTSLDDEYLECAITRS; this is encoded by the coding sequence ATGAACACCGACCATTACTGTTTTTGCGAACTGGCTCCACTCTACGCGCTGGATCTATTAAATGAATCAGAGCGAGCATGGGTTGAGCAGCAGGTTGAGGAGTGTCCAGAATTGGTAGAAGAGTTAGCTAGCTATCAGTCTGCAGTGACAGCAATTCCCTACAGCCTTCCCACGGTTTCGCCAGCCCCCACCCTGAAGCATCAACTGTTTGAGCAATTGGGGTTAGAGCCGCCAACACCAGCCCCAATGATCGCTGAATCGGGGGGAACTCCTTCCTCGCCTGCGTTTTTTGCGACGCGATCACAAGAGCTAAACTGGCAACCCCATCCTGTTGCGGTTGGAATTTATCTCGCGATCGTCCATCGAGACGAAATCAAGCGCGAAGTGGTTGGGTTTCTGCGGGCAGAGCCAGAATCCCGCTACCCACTTCATCGCCATGCGGCTGTTGAAGAAATCTTTATGCTTGAAGGTGATTTGGTCGTTGGTGATGAAGTGTTTGGTGCTGGCGATTACATTCGCTCACAGCCTGGGTCCAGCCATGCACCACATACAAATGGAGGTTGTTGTTTCTTCTTCCATACTTCGCTGGATGATGAATATCTGGAATGTGCGATCACTCGTTCCTAG